From a region of the Capricornis sumatraensis isolate serow.1 chromosome 22, serow.2, whole genome shotgun sequence genome:
- the SERPINB1 gene encoding leukocyte elastase inhibitor, with protein MEQLSAANTRFAVDLFRTLTEHNPAGNIFISPFSISSALAMVFLGARGDTAAQLSKVLHFEGVEIHSGFQSLNADINKHGAPYTLKLANRLFGEKSYDFLPEFLASTQKMYNAELASVDFLRASEEARRSINEWVKGQTGGKIPELLASGMVDSLTRLVLVNAIYFKGSWQEKFMVEATKDAPFRLSKKETKTVKMMYQKKKFPFGYIKDLKCRVLELPYEGKDLSMVILLPDDIRDEATGLKKIEQQLTLEKLREWTQPESLDLLEVRVQLPRFKLEERYDLSEPLARLGVRDLFSSKADLSGMSGASDLFISKVVHKSVVDVNEEGTEAAAATGAIAQYAMLMPEEEFVADHPFIFFIRHKPSSHILFLGRLSSP; from the exons ATGGAGCAGCTGAGCGCGGCGAACACCCGCTTCGCGGTGGACCTGTTCCGCACCCTGACCGAGCACAATCCTGCCGGAAACATCTTCATCTCCCCCTTCAGCATCTCGTCAGCGCTGGCCATGGTCTTTCTGGGGGCCAGAGGCGACACCGCAGCACAGCTTTCCAAG gtTCTCCATTTCGAAGGAGTTGAGATTCATTCGGGATTTCAGAGTCTGAATGCTGATATCAACAAGCATGGTGCTCCCTACACTCTGAAACTCGCCAACAGGTTATTCGGAGAGAAAAGCTACGATTTCCTCCCT GAGTTCTTAGCTTCAACGCAGAAAATGTACAATGCTGAGCTGGCCAGTGTGGACTTTCTGCGGGCCTCCGAGGAGGCGAGGAGGAGCATCAACGAGTGGGTCAAAGGGCAGACAGGAG GGAAAATTCCGGAGCTGTTGGCCTCAGGTATGGTTGACAGCTTGACGAGGCTGGTGCTGGTGAACGCCATCTATTTCAAAGGGAGCTGGCAGGAGAAATTCATGGTGGAGGCCACCAAGGATGCGCCCTTCAGACTGAGTAAG aaagaaacaaaaacggTGAAGATGATGTATCAGAAGAAAAAGTTTCCCTTCGGCTACATCAAGGACCTTAAGTGCCGGGTGCTGGAGCTGCCCTACGAGGGCAAGGACCTCAGCATGGTCATCCTGCTGCCGGACGACATCCGGGACGAGGCCACGGGGCTGAAGAAG ATTGAGCAACAGCTGACTCTGGAGAAGCTGCGGGAGTGGACCCAGCCTGAGAGCCTGGACCTCCTTGAGGTCAGGGTCCAGCTGCCCAGGTTCAAGCTGGAGGAGAGATACGACCTCAGCGAGCCCCTGGCCCGCCTGGGTGTGCGGGATCTCTTCAGCAGCAAGGCGGACCTGTCCGGCATGTCAGGGGCCAGCGACCTCTTCATATCCAAGGTGGTCCACAAGTCCGTTGTGGACGTGAACGAGGAGGGCACGGAGGCGGCGGCTGCCACGGGGGCCATCGCCCAGTATGCTATGCTGATGCCGGAGGAGGAGTTCGTCGCCGACCACCCTTTCATCTTCTTCATCCGGCACAAGCCCTCCTCGCACATCCTGTTTCTAGGCAGGCTTTCCTCCCCATAG